The following DNA comes from Hordeum vulgare subsp. vulgare chromosome 3H, MorexV3_pseudomolecules_assembly, whole genome shotgun sequence.
tgtagttcttgaactcggtgccgttgtcacttctaatcatcaaaatctttgcttcatgttaacgttgagcttcattagcaaagttgatgacaatttgttgagtctcactcttcctcttgaagaaatatacccaggtgtatcttgagtagtcatcaacaatcaccaagtagtactttcttcccccaagactatcaaatgatggaggaccgaagagatccatatgaaggagctccaaaggcctcttagtgtaaatgagagtatttggacgatgagcagtttcatgaatcttcccttcaatgcaggcactgcaagcacgatctctggcaaaactcacattttttagtccacgaacatggtcccctttgaggagactttgcaaagatctcatattgacatgagctagtcggcgatgccaaagccagcccacataaactttagccattagacaagtcgcagtcttagtgggtcgctttgaaaagttcaccacatagagaccattttcgacatatccaacataggctactttaagagtcttgctccacaaaaggaccacgatatcaagattaaagaatgtggaaaagcccatatttgcaagttgatgaaccgaaagtaaattgtaagcaagggactcaacaagcatgaccttctcaatagataactcttgagagatgaccacattaccaaatcccaatacctttgacgatgatgcatcggcgaattggacatgggtgggcatagatggtgaaggatgcacatccaccactaagtccttgcttccgttcatatgatttgttgctccactatcgagcaaccatgacaccccaccggaagcaaactcctgcaatagatcaaggcttggttttaggtacccatttttgaatgggtcctttaatgctagagacaagggtcttaggaacccaaatagcccattcaatggcctcatagtaagaaccaacaaatctggcataaacatgcccatcaccagcacgacataaaacataggatggattgagtttgtcggctgtgttggtaggagtggttttgcccttcttgatgctaccattctccaccttgttcatgttctccttctgagtcccttcgccctctttgacaaagatgtccatgagggtaggggatcgtttgttcctgttcttcctttttcttttctacttggatgtaagtccaagtccctcctttcctacaacacccttttgattgctcaagaggtcgtttaggttcttctcgccttggatgcatgacacaaggcccttctcaagttgatccttcaacttggcattttcctccacaagatgtacatgctcacaacaggggttagttgtacaagcattatcaattataacgaaaggaggacaagtagagatctacttggtaagctttgcttggagttgatcatgagactcttttagggagaaatgagcacctttcaagaccttgtgagccttgtcaagtgtgtcaaactccactttgagtctgtcatggccaaccccaagtgtagccttttcagacttaagcacacgattaagaacaatagcatgatctagttccttttccaatttagtgcagtcatcgttgtatgactcctcgagagccaaacaaagagtgcgctcattttctagtgcaataaataattcagcaatctcatcggcataggcatgactatgtccttgcagctcggagatagtctcctcatgagacttgatgagatcattagcctcacccagttgttccaaaagagcaacaaagtgcttcttgggttctcctttgatcGTATACAtaaatttttcaagatcatgctcattaagttccacaacatcactatcatcaacacaattcaacaatgaaggagcagtagtgatcatggtcttaatgttgggtgttacctgatcgatgcctttggccatgaggcacttggcgatgtggttatcgttgggggcgttgaagagagacatattcttgggagaaggggtggcaatggagACAGTCGTAGTTGCCAccatgtcgtcatcgtcatcatcatcggaggggtactcttcaagtgccaccataccctttgggtggggtttcttgacaaagttgttcttgtttgggaatgacttggttttgtctttgcgaatgagcttgcccccgttgtcttccctcttctcatagggacattctgccacgaagtgactcacattgtcgcagttatagcatgtcctcacacgttgcttggacttgacccacttgagttattcttggagaagttgggccttgagttcctcttgttgccccagaatttccttgacgcaagggccatgtgctcgtgataagcatacttagtgtcttcagggtatATCTCCTCTtcgtcatcctcttcttcttcttcagaagcagcatttgcctttaaagcaaggttgggtgaagctgtatttgaccgaacgcgagcaagtgcaTTATCAGCGGTCTTTTTCATGATtggcattgcaatgaattcatccaacacctcattggaagacaaggagtggaaatctggtcgttggcgaatgacggatgacatggctttgttaaatggcatgatggccttgagaaacttgcgcttgatccatgtgtcatccacatccttgctcccatgatctttGAGAGCAATAGCAATaggagtcacccttcgatagagatcatgagggtcctcatcttccttcatcacaaactcaccggcctcatcaagcaccacttcatagttggaccgttgaatgcttgagcttcccttgtaaaacaccataatgtgctcccaacagtccttagccagagtgaagtggcgcaagtgaggaagatcttcaggaggcactgcggactggagaacaaataatgcggagtgattatattgattgtccgcttcttctcttggagtgaggttgcttgggtcatgacgATAGTagtcttgctcgatgattctccataaatttgttgagctgtgattcaaatgagacttaacagaaaacacccagttagcaaaatcacccttaacaagcttaggaggaggaccaacaggattaatacgcggtgtaggaaccggtcctccatagaccatgggaggtggaactgaggcataggttccagtcccattattttcgagaggggaagaaggtcgcatacctttagccgcttccttagaggaattggcctccgaatccgtgttggcgggtttaaccacAAACGCCGGTTCAGGAgtacttttaattccctcaattaactctttaagcatggtcttgacttcgttcgtcaaggacgtcctgaggttggccatagccgcattcaagtcgtccttgtgaccgaagtcaaggccatggcctcgggttgcccatgggatcccacctcatcatcatccatactcttcgggtggttaaacccttaataaagggacgtgactctcataccaattgaaaggatcgatatggttgactagaggggggggtgaataggcaatgaccactttttaattattcttaacaagttagggttagcaacataaaggttctctaaaatgaaaagtaggtgatgaacctatatgatgctaccaactataatcgctaaggcaagtagGAAATAGTCTagacaataacatacacaatgtaaagattagagataaccgcaagtggaaccaatgaagtcaaggatgtgttaccgaagttccttccctttgacaagaagtatgtctccgttggagcggtgtggaggcacaatgctccccaataagccactagggccaccgtattctcctcacgccctcacacaatgcaaggtgccgtggttccactatgggtgctcttgaaggcggcaaccgaacctttacaaacaaggttggggctaactccacacaaagcttggaggatcccaacaagaccacggagcttcaccacaatggaatgtggctccgaggtgatctcaaccgtctagggtgctcaaacacccaagagtaacaagatccgcaagggattagtggggggaatcaattttctcttggtggaagtgtagatcttggccttctcaaccaatccctaggaaatcaacaagtttgattggctagggagagagatcgggaacttttgagcttagggagcaacaatggaggttgggagggtcaaaggtagggttcttgagcaagaacaaccctttatatagtgggggaaagaatccaaccgttttcctcactcacagcacgagcccattggtactaccgctagtagcagcagtactaccgctgaccctccagcggtactaccgctggctgcggcggtaataccgctgagcccatggtagcgcaaagatactaccgggccaaccaccgccaagaaagtcttcgcaaaaagtccgacgtagtacaactgcaaggatgacggtactaaagtcctagagcggtactaccgctgaccaggggcggtactaccgccgggccagcggtactaccgctggggatagcggtattaccgctaggtccagcggtactaccgcgagaggacatttttgttggaattatgccctagaggcaataataaatgtatagttattattataattcatgtatcaagataatagtttattatccatgctataattgtattgaatgaagactcatttacatgtgtggatacatagacaaaacaccgtccctagcatgcctctagttggctagccagttgatcaatgatagtgagtgtcttctgactatgaacaaggtgttgttgcttgataactggatcacgtcattgggagaatcacgtgatggactagacccaaactaatagacgtagcatgttgatcgtgtcattttgttgctactgttttctgcgtgtcaagtatttattcctatgaccatgagatcatataactcactgacaccggaggaatgctttgtgtgtaccaaacgtcgcaacgtaactgggtgactataaagatgctctacaggtatttccgaaggtgttagttgagttagtatggatcaagactgggatttgtcactccgtatgacggagaggtatctcggggcccactcggtaatacaacatcacacacaagccttgcaagcaatgtaacttagtgtaagttgcgggatcttgtattacggaacgagtaaagagacttgccggtaaacgagattgaaataggtatgcggatactgacgatcgaatctcgggcaagtaacataccgaaggacaaagggaatgacatacgggattatacgaatccttggcactgaggttcaaacgataagatcttcgtagaatatgtaggatccaatatgggcatctaggtcccgctattggatattgaccgaggagtctctcgggtcatgtctacatagttctcgaacccgcagggtctgcacacttaaggttcgacgttgttttatgcgtatttgagttatatggttggttaccgaatgttgttcggagtcccggatgagatcacggacgtcacgagggtttccggaatggtccggaaacgaagattgatatataggatgacctcatttgattaccggaaggttttcggagttaccgggaatgacgaatgggttccgggagttcaccgggggggcaacccaccccggggaagcccataggcattgggggagccacaccagcccttagtgggctggtgggacagcccacaagtgcccaatgcgccaagagaagaaaaatcaagaggaaagaaaaaaaaaggaaggaggtgggaagggagggggactcctcccaccaaaccaagtccaactcggtttgggggggagtcctcccccctttggctcggccgactccttgggggtccttggaccccaaggcaaggccccccctccctcctcctatatatatggagcaattagggctgatttgagacgactttctcacggctgcccgaccacatacctccacggtttttcctctagatcgcgtttctgcggagctcgggcggagccctgctgagacaaggtcatcaccaacctccggagcgccgtcacgctgccggagtactcttctacctctccgtctctcttgctggatcaagaaggccgagatcatcgtcgagctgtacgtgtgctgaacgcggaggtgccgtccgttcggtactagatcgtgggactgatcgcgggattgttcgcggggcggatcgagggacgtgaggacgttacactacatcaaccgcgttctctaacgcttctgctgtacgatctacaagggtacgtagatcactcatcccctctcgtagatggacatcaccatgataggtcttcgtgcgcgtaggaaattttttgtttcccatgcgacgttccccaacaatttttgcaagaagagaaagaccagagaggggaaaagctccatagttgcaagggaaacgagatggagaaaaagtgtgtgcgtgcaagattgattccactcaaaccttcccaatacggatcccctcttaatagtacaacgttcctacgactcaaaaccaccaaagagaatcgtagaagacatcgtgcttctattccacggagggtgccgaatcgtcttgtgcctttgtcatgtattatctgaaatgctcaatgcacacgattagtccactaaggtactgtcctcaatcaccaaaattacttaggcataaatatgccctaacactatGCTCGGTTACGCCCTTCCCTATGTGGTTTTGGGCCCAAATCACAGGGATCAACGCGGGTCGACCCCACTAGAAAATAATCTCCGTCTTTTCATTTTGACGTATTCGATTAAGCCTCAAGCGGGTCTTTTCCCGGTCTAGATCCATGAAATTCGCGAGGAAAAAATCAGCTCCTGCCCATCCGTGGAAAAAATCAGCTTTGTCTCTCTATTTCGTACGAAAATCTCTCATCGACGCAATCGAAGCGGGGGCGGATGCTTAACCGAATGAAAGAAAAAGATTGTGATCTTTTTGTGACAGGGAGCAGACCTGGCCAAACGGGACGTGCCTGATGGGCCGGCACGGCTGCCCACAGGCCAGGCACGAGACGGGCCCGGCCCGGCACGGGCTAATCGTGCTCGGGCCAGGCACGAGCACGTCGTGGGACGTGCCCGGGCCGCCACCCCGAGCCCGCGTGCCAGCACGGCATGACCCGATTAGGAGGGAGCGAGGCGGGCCGGCGGGGGGCACGTCTTGGGCCGATAGATCTGGGGGCGGTTAGTGGGGCAGGGGCGGCTGGGCGGGAGGGGGGCACGGGAAAAGGGAGGGGGAAATGATTTTTTTGGcatgttttatttttttaaatcaaaATCGACCAGCGTGTCGTGAGCCTAACGTGCCGCGGACCGGTCCAATTAGGCAACATGCTGTGCTTGGGCCTGATAGCCTGGCATGCGGGCCGGCATGGCACGGCCCGTATATTAATTGGGCCCAGGCGGGCCGGGCCGTGCCTGGTACGATTACGACGGGTCAGGCCGGGTCAGGCCTGACACAATTAGGACAGGCCGGGTCAGGCCTGACACAATTAGgacgggccgggccgggccggccCATTTGGCCAGGTATGACAAGGAGTCAACCCCTATGGGGGTCAAGTCTGACACCCAAATCTCTGCAGGGATTAGTTCCACTAGGGGAACTAATTTCGagtaaccgaacaaggcctagGTGCAGGGCCGGCCCTGTGTTTCAGGATGCCCTAGGCGAACTCCACAACATGGGCCCCTATATTCTAAAATCATATATTTTTTACTTTAAAATTTAGCTATAATAATTGACTGATTCCatcgataataataataatgaaatTTCAACTTACTTAATCAACAATAATAATACAAGATAGAGAAATGAAACTAAAATAACATGATTACCTCAAATAAGAATTTAATTCTTCAGAAAAAGTTTCTTCGGGCGTTTCTTGATGCAAAGtcattaagggcacaatcaagatCAACATTGTCCAAGATATCCTTCTCAATGCAGCACATAGCCAAGCCAATGAATCTATCTTGCAACATAGTAGACCTCAAATAATTTTTCAGTAGTTTCAATTTAGAGAACTTCTTTCAGCGGAGGCTACAGTCACGGGCACTGTTAAGAGGATCCGATATGCAATAGAGACATTTGCATAGCAATCTACAGCCATAACAAACTGAAGAATCTCAAGAGCTGACATCAAACCATGTGGCAAAGTTGCCTGCAACACTTTTAACTcggagacaaaatcatcaagatcAACATCACATGAGTTATCATCAGAAAAAGCTTCTTAGGCAACATGACAGACCCTAAAATtatgaagaaaagaaaaatagagaATACAAAGAATTAGAAATTTATACATCAAATGATTGAAACCCTAGACATACATGAAAAAGTACTTGAATTACTATTTACTAAATAAAGATGATGGATAGACTACGTACTAGTGTTCAATTCCGATGTGGCGATGTTGATTACTCTTCTAATACTAAATTTCAGAATTTGGATGAATGGATGCAGGTCCAAGCCAAAGAAATCGTTCCTGTTTTTTTGACTGTCCAGAAAATCGGTTGCAGGCTGATCGATTGTAGGCTTGTAGCACCCGATTCAGTGATTCTCACCTGATCAAAGTAGCATGAAATTCTCGGTTGATCAGTTGATTGTAGACAGGGCTATATAGATCGATCGAGCCTGGGTGGGAGTCTGGGAGATTAACCTCACTGCCGTAGTACCTGACTAACCTGACTGCCGAGCCGCCGAGCCGCATACGCACGCGCGGCGCGCGGTGGCGAGCCGGCGACAACCCGGCCAACTGGCCTAGGCGCCGTATGACCAAGGCGGCGAGGCGCCGCGCAGCCGTGCTGTAGGGCAACGGAGACGATTAGACGAAGCGTCGTGCGTCGAGGCACGGATTCTGACGGATCGACGAACAGGTTTCTTACGTGTACCTTTTGACTGGGCCTAGCATCTGATGATACTATATTATGGGCCCCTCCTCTATGGGCCCTAGGCCGTCGCCCCGCCGGCCATACCCCAGGGCCGGCCCTGCCTAGGTGAGGGAGGAAACACTTGCAGAGACAAGAGATTGATCCCACGTGGAGCCGGCCAGACTGTCTTCCCTTCCTTCCCGGACTGGCCGTCTTCCCATTATAAGCTCGTGTCATAACTCACAAGTCATCAGCATGGCATCTGGATCTCAGAGTGGTAGTTAGCGAGGTTTGCTATCACCCGTCCCTCCCAGTCCCAGCCACTGTTGTTAGTCTCAAGGCTGCAGAAGGAGAGTGAGCATGGTAGGGCAGAGCAGCTACAGCCGGCTCGCCGGCGACGAGGCCTCCGCGATATCcgccgacggcggcgacgactacGACGCAAAGAAGCTGAGGCTGCTTGGCTACGAGCCGCGGCTCAAGCGCAATCTCTCGTACGTACTACTTCACATTAACTGTTGACCGTCCCTATTGATTCTGAAATCGAACCTATCGATCTTGTTTGCTCTGTTTAGCTGCCACATCGATTCTGTCGATCTGTGAAGTTAGTTTAATTTAATCCAGCTTTGTTTGATGTGGTTACCCGTTTGCTAGCTACTGCTAGTTGCGTGTTTCCTTCTGTCAACGACGTAGGGGTTTGCTTGAGGGCGCTGTGCACTTGCTTTGTCCAAGAAAAGTCATACTCGTAGACAATGCGCCAAATGGTGCAGAGGATTTGTGCTTCATTTTTTCTAGTATGTTTTGTGCGTACTTATTCTTTCACATCAAGGATTTGCATAATTAATGGCACAGCTGGATTCATTCTCCCTGGCTCAAAAAGAAAAGGATTGATATTTCGTAAGCATTTTCATATTTACTTATTGTGAGTATAATTCAATAGGTTTTATTGATTAATGATCACTGGAATACAATTTAAATCATAGAGTTGGTGGGACCGTGTGTGTCGGGCAAAGGAGGAGGGGGTCTGGGGTCCGCGTGCTCGCCACGTAGAACGACTAGCTCTTGCTTAAGATGCTGCATCGGCTACATGGTGCTGCATACTCGTTTCTGTTTCCTTCGTATCCGTAAAATCTAAATAGTCAAAAAGTTGAAAAAATCATGTTGGATGGTGCATTGTGGTCGTGCTGGATGCTTGAGGGAGGGCGAATACCTACCTGACTACAGAATATATAAAGACGGTTCATGTCAATTCAATGATTCTTGCTGCAAGAAGTCCTTTCTT
Coding sequences within:
- the LOC123441757 gene encoding uncharacterized protein LOC123441757, translating into MASVSGAQELGRSGSSEARDEAMLALALREQTWPNGTCLMGRHGCPQARHETGPARHGLIVLGPGTSTSWDVPGPPPRARVPARHDPIRRERGGPAGGTSWADRSGGACREPNVPRTGPIRQHAVLGPDSLACGPAWHGPYINWAQAGRAVPGTITTGQAGSGLTQLGQAGSGLTQLGRAGPGRPIWPARFAITRPSQSQPLLLVSRLQKESEHGRAEQLQPARRRRGLRDIRRRRRRLRRKEAEAAWLRAAAQAQSLAVVQLLGELLDRVCPHGHHYVIWDRSPIRWAGDHGVRLANCRYLHHHRRPSHGRDLLRLPYLRRTLLLERQALQRATLGPLRLLAHRMVRATLTDRLKHIMFFLFYLLCRPSV